The Fulvivirga maritima genome segment AATACAGGCCGCTCATCTGGAGCACACCTTCACTATGAAGTGCTCTATAATTTCAAGCCTATTAACCCTATCAACTTCTTCCAAAGAGATTTGGGTAATGAGGAATATGAAAAACTCATAGAGATATCTAAACAAGAGACTATACCTTTAGATTAATCATTCATTATTTACCTATAAATCTTACATGGATTATTGAAATAATAATTTCAGCAAACGATACCGCAATCGTTGTAGTTATTTTAAATTCCACTTTACTTACTTATCAAGATCAATAAAAAGAATAATTCACATATTCATGAGATAACCAAATACTACCCTCATGAAAAATGTAAGATTAAAATTTTCAGGAATACTGCTCTTAATGAGCATTATTATTAGCAGCTGTTCCGACCCAGTTACAGAACAACAATCGCCTGTTGAGAAAGATGATACACCTATCACCACTAACAACTCACAAGCTCGTTTACCAGGACTTGGTGGTGGCGTTCTGATGCAAGCCTTTTATTGGGATGTGCCAGCGGGAGGTGTGTGGTATGATTCAATCAAAGCTAAAATCCCCAGTTGGGATGCGGCAGGAATATCCGCCATATGGCTTCCTCCAGTAAGTAAAGCTCAAAACGGCCCTTATTCCATGGGCTATGATCCCGCAGATTATTTTGACTTTGGCGATTACAACCAACATGGATCTGTTCAAACACGATTTGGCAATAAAGCAGAACTAGTATCGCTCATTAATACTGCTCATAGTTACAATATAGATGTCTATGCTGATATTGTTTTAAACCATAACAGCGGCGGAGCACTAGAATCTAACCCTTATACCGGCACCAATACTTATACGGACTTTAATCCGGCCTCTGGTAAGTTCTACAGATCAGCCAGCGACTTCCACCCTAACAGCTATGCCTCTAATGATGAGGGCATCTTTGGAGGCTTCCCTGACTTAAGTCATTCCGCTCCCTATGTCCAGGACTGGCTATGGAATAGAGCAGATGGCGTGGGCAAGTATTACAGAGATTCATTAGGCTTTGATGGCTGGCGATTTGACTACGTTAAAGGCTTTGGCGGCTGGGTGGTTAAAGAATGGATGGACAACGTAGGAGGATTTGCAGTAGGTGAATACTGGGACGGAAATGCACAGCTATTACAAGATTGGGTTAACGCTACTAACAGAACCTCATCAGCCTTTGACTTTGCCTGTTATTATAAAATGGACGAGGCCTTTGATGGCAATGATCTCACGAAGCTTCAAGATGATATGTTTTGGAAAAGAGATGCTTACAAAGCTGTTACTTTTGTTACCAACCATGACACAGATATCATTTGGGATAAAATGCATGCTTATGCTTATATTATGACGCATGAAGGCTATCCCACTGTGTTTTACAACGATTTTGAGCAATGGCTAGATAAAGACAAGCTAATTAACCTTATCTGGATTCATAATAACAAAGCTGTAGGATCTACTTCTATTCAATACGCTGATAACGACGAATACATTGCCAGAAGAAATGGATCTCCTGGACTTATCGTTTATCTCAACGACTCTAACTCATGGGTAGAACGATGGGTAGATACCAATTGGAGCAGCACAACTATTAAAGACTACACTGGCAACTCTACGTGGCAGCCAACCACACAGGCTGACAGTTGGGTGAAAATTCAATGTCCACCTAACAGCTATACCATCTGGTCTCCTTTATAATATTTTCAAGAAGTCAGGCATTTTATAGTGCCTGACTTCCACTCTATTCACGAAGAATTTTATAAACTAAAAATTGCTTTATTCTAGTTAACTAAAACTTGAAGCTCTCTCACACAACCTGTTATGTTCCATTATCTTCTGTAAAAACTTCAACCTAAATTATTTTTTTAATTTTTGATGAAGAATCCCTTCTGATATTGATTTTATTAAGCTTATTTTGCTTCCTATATGAAAGCAAAATTACACCCGGTTCTATCGTTTCTTTTAGTTGTCTTTTTTTTAAGTGCGTGTAAAGTAGCTCAAAAGTCAAGCTCCACCCAATCACAGGCTCCGGCAATAGACTCTACAGCTATTGCAGTTCAGGATACCACCATTCTTGAGCCTGACACTGTGGCTGTGGTTGAAGGGCAAGATTCTGTAGAGCTACAGGCTCACAGGTTATTAAAGGACACTGTTTCCATAATAGGCGTTGGAGACATTATGATGGGCACCAACTTTCCTGAAACATGGTACCTACCTCCTAATGAAGGGAAAGATCTGCTAAAAGAAGTAAACCCCATTTTACAAAATGCCGATGTGACATTCGGTAATTTGGAGGGAGTAATTTTGGATGAAGGAGGAAATCCTAAATATTGCAAAGACCCTAAGGTCTGCTATATATTCAGGTCTCCTGAGTACCTGGCCCAAAACCTTGTCACGGCTGGTTTCGATGTGATGAGCACGGCTAATAACCATGCTGGAGATTTTGGTGACCCCGGAAGAAAAAATACTATGCGAGTTCTTGATTCGCTCAACATTCACCATGCAGGTCAAACAGTACGCCCCTACTCTACTTTTATGCTTGATGGTATGAAGTACGGTTTTGCAGCCTTCTCACCCAACACAGGCACTATGAGTATAAACAATGTAGCTGCTGCTCAAAAGATAGTAGCTCATTTAGACTCTATTAGTGACATTGTAATTGTTAGCTTCCATGGCGGAGCAGAGGGTAGCAAGTACCAACACGTAACTAGAAAGAATGAATATTTCTATGGAGAGAACAGAGGTAACGTTTACCTTTTCGCCCATGAAATGATCAATGCTGGGGCGGATGTTATTTTTGGTCACGGACCGCATGTCACCCGGGCTGTTGAAGTTTATAACGATCGTTTTATAATCTACAGCTTAGGCAATTTTTGCACCTATGCCAGGTTTAACTTAAGGGGAGATAATGGTTTGGCCCCTATTGTCAAAGTTTTTACTGACTCAGAAGGTAAATTTTTAAAAGCTCAGGTTACTCCGGTTATTCAAAAAGCACCAGGAGGGCCTTCTATTGACAAACAGAAGCGTATCATCACTAAGTTACAAGAGCTTACCGCAGAAGATTTCCCAGAATCTCAAATAAAAATTGACGATAGTGGTTTAATTAATTATATTAAAAACTAATTCTATCTATGCCTTACAAAGAAAAAATAATAGAGAAAAAATACTATGCTATTGGTGAAGTAGCACAAATGTTCAATGTGGCTACATCTCTAATCCGATTCTGGGAAACTGAATTTGACATCATCAAACCAAAGAAGAACAGAAAAGGAAACAGGCAATTCACTAAAGATGACATAGAAAATGTAAGGTTGATTTATCACCTGGTGAAAGAAAGAGGCTTTACACTACAGGGCGCTAAAGACATACTTAAAAGTGACTCTGATGCTGTAAAAGACAAGATGGACATGATAGACTCCTTAACCAAAGTGAAAGAATTTTTGATGGAATTAAAACAACAGATACCATAAAATGAAAACATGAATCAGGAACGTCTGTCACAGCTGGCTTTAAATTTCATCCCCGGCCTGGGGAGCTATTCTATAAAGCAATTAGTCAGTTATGCAGGCTCTGCCCATCATGTTTTTAATCTTCCAAAAGCTAAACTGCTCAAAATACCAGGCATAGGTAAAGTTATAGCTGACTCCATTCTTAACCATCAGGCCTTTGCCAGAGCTGAAGAAGAGCTGAAGCGCACAGAAGCCGAAAGTGTTAAAATTCTACTACATACCGACCAAGAATACCCCAAAAGGCTAAGACAAATTAATGATGCTCCCTCCCTACTCTATTACAAAGGAACAGCTGACTTAAATACAGCCAGAATAGTATCTATAGTAGGTACCCGAAACGCTACTCCTTACGGAAAAGAAATCACCGAAGAGCTGGTAAAAGAGCTCGCTCGGCATCAGGCACTAGTAGTAAGCGGATTGGCCTATGGCATAGATATTCAAGCGCATAAATCATCACTAAAATATCAGGTCCCAACTATAGGGGTAATGGCAAGTGGCATTAATATTATATACCCAGCCATGCATAAGGAAACGGCCTTTAAAATGCAGGAAATAGGAGGCCTACTTACAGAGCATGCTTTAGACACCAAGCCCGACCCTCATAAGTTTCCTGCAAGAAACCGCATTATAGCGGGTATGTCTGACGCCACTATTATTATTGAAGCAGCTAAAAAAGGTGGCGCTTTGATCACTGCAGACATAGCCAATAGTTATAACAAAGATGTATTTGCACTACCAGGAAAAGTGACCGATCCATTTTCTGAAGGGTGCAATAATCTTATAAAACAAAACAAAGCACATTTACTCACCAGTATTACTGATCTGGAATATATCATGAACTGGGAAGAGAAAGATGATGTAAAAGAAGGAAGCCACATTACTCTTGAAGACTTTACACAAGAGGAGCAACTGATTATTTCAGAATTGAATAAAGAAAGCAATGCTATATTGATCGACAACCTCAGCTGGCGAACTAATATTTCCATTAACCGCTTGTCATCATTATTACTCAATCTGGAATTTCAGGGGATCATTAAATCATTACCAGGAAAAAGATATCAAGTAACAAAAAGTGTATACTGAAAATTATTATCGTGTACTGGGATTAACTCCTGCTGCCACTCAAGGCGAGATCAAGGCCACTTATAGACGGTTGGCTAAGAAATACCATCCTGATCTAAATGTAGGAGATAAAATGACTGAAGAGAAGTTTAAGCGGATAAGTATAGCCTATTCAATACTTTCTGATCCCAACAAAAAAAAGGCATTTGACCTTACACTTCAACCTGTAGAAGCATTTACTAACAGCTATTCCAGTTATAAAAAGTCTACCTTCCGCTCTAATACAAGAAAGTATTACCCTGGAGAGAAAATCAACAACACCCGCACCACTATATTCATTTTATTAGGAATGGGTCTATTCTTGTACCTTTTGCTTGTAGGCATATCTCGCTTGTCATCAGAACAAAATTATGCAGAAGGCATGGAGCACTTAAAACACAAACAATTTAATGATGCCATCGATTCTTTTGAGTACGCCATCTGGGCCCTTGGTAGCAAATCTTCTGAAGCCTGCACTAAAATCAGCGAAATATACCTTTATCATTGGAATCACTACCCACTGGCATTAAAGTACTGTGATCAAGCCTTAGAGTATACATCAGACCAGCAAAAGCTAGCTCAGATCTATTATTTAAGAGCTATGACTCATAAAAAGATGGAACAGTATGAAGAGGCTATCAAAGATTTATCCATTGCAGAAAATAACGGCTATGCTAAAGATAGTATTTACAAGGAGTTAGGCTCCATTTATACTTATAACCTTAAACAGTATTTATCAGGGCATAAGGCCTTTTCAGATTTCGTTAATCTACAAGCCACTTCAGAAATAGGTTGGTTTGGAAAAGCCTGGTGTGAGCAACACCTGAACTTATACCATGAGGCTATTGAAAGCTATTCTATGGTTATCAATATTAATCCTCATGGAGGCAATAGCTACTACTACCGCGGAGTGAATGAAACAATAATAGAAGATAATGATAATGCTTGCAAAGATTTTGCAAAAGCTAAAAGTATGGGTGTGCCGCTAGCCGATGAACGGTATGAACTCTACTGTTCTAACTAGTTAACCGTAATTATTGACAGAAATTCTCAATCGGCTTTTCAAAGAAAAAAGCCCTGAGAATAATCCCAGAGCCTCTTAACCATGAAAAACCCGACTAATTATTTTTAATTTTCTTGATATATCTTGGTATTACACTTTTCCTTAATTACATCATAGGCTTTCAAATCTCCCAATTCGCCGGCCTTGCTAAGATCTAAACAGCCTTGTTGTACCTGGCCGAAATCCAATCTTAGTATTCCTCTTAAGTAATAAGCATCTACATTTCTTGAGTTCAGTTCGATTATCTTGGAGCAATCATTTATTGCATCCTGATATGCTTCTAATTGTTGCTTTGCTTGCCCCCTTTTATAATACGCCTCTAATCTATCTCCATCGAATTCTATGGTAGAAGTATAGTCTGCGATTGCTCCGTAATAATCTTGTAACTTAAACTTTATATTTCCTCTTGAATAATATGCATCTGGAAACCTATCATTTTTCTCTAAACAGGTATTAAAATCCTTCATGGCACCATGTAAATCACCAAATGCCTCTTTGATCATACCTCTCATATAATATGCCTGATAATAGTCAGGGTCTTTTTCAATAGCAGAATTAAAGCTGATTACCGCCTGCATGTACTCACGTTTCTCATAAAGAGATTTACCCTTTTCTGTAAATTCTTTCGCGCTCTGAGACATGGCAAGAGGTATAAAACCTATAGCCAACAGTACTGTTAGTAAATATTTCATTTCGTTTTTAGTTTTCATGGTTAAAATGGATTTGCAAAAACAATGCGGGATTTAAGAAAAAATATAAAAACCTTATTATAATCCAAATATAGGTACTGCCATCCTCATCGCCTCTTCAAACTCATTTATTTTTAATCCCATATTGGGATTTCCTTTCCTTAATTCGGATATGATAGTTTCGGTAGCCATATTACCTACCAATTCATCATTGGCCATAGGGCACCCCCCAAAGCCGTTTATAGCTCCATCGAAGCGGCGGCAACCTGCCTTTTGGGCTGCCACAATTTTATCTGGAGCTGTCTCTGGTCTGGAATGTAAGTGTGCGCCAAACTCTATGTCAGGATATTGAGCTATTAAATTTTTAAATAAATAATCAATATTCTCCGGCCTGGCCACCCCAATAGTATCTGATAAGGATATGATCTTAACTCCCATGTTATGAATCAAATCTACAAATTCAGCCACCATTTCCAGACTATATGGGTCTCCATATGGATTACCGAAACCCATGGATAGGTAAACAACCAGTTCCTTTTTATTATTAATAACTATCTCCTGAATTTCACTTATAACATGTAATGCTTCATTAATAGTTTTGTTGGTGTTCCTTTTTTGGAAAGTCTCTGAGATGGAAAGAGGAAACCCCAGATAAGTAAT includes the following:
- a CDS encoding alpha-amylase; amino-acid sequence: MKNVRLKFSGILLLMSIIISSCSDPVTEQQSPVEKDDTPITTNNSQARLPGLGGGVLMQAFYWDVPAGGVWYDSIKAKIPSWDAAGISAIWLPPVSKAQNGPYSMGYDPADYFDFGDYNQHGSVQTRFGNKAELVSLINTAHSYNIDVYADIVLNHNSGGALESNPYTGTNTYTDFNPASGKFYRSASDFHPNSYASNDEGIFGGFPDLSHSAPYVQDWLWNRADGVGKYYRDSLGFDGWRFDYVKGFGGWVVKEWMDNVGGFAVGEYWDGNAQLLQDWVNATNRTSSAFDFACYYKMDEAFDGNDLTKLQDDMFWKRDAYKAVTFVTNHDTDIIWDKMHAYAYIMTHEGYPTVFYNDFEQWLDKDKLINLIWIHNNKAVGSTSIQYADNDEYIARRNGSPGLIVYLNDSNSWVERWVDTNWSSTTIKDYTGNSTWQPTTQADSWVKIQCPPNSYTIWSPL
- a CDS encoding CapA family protein, which codes for MKAKLHPVLSFLLVVFFLSACKVAQKSSSTQSQAPAIDSTAIAVQDTTILEPDTVAVVEGQDSVELQAHRLLKDTVSIIGVGDIMMGTNFPETWYLPPNEGKDLLKEVNPILQNADVTFGNLEGVILDEGGNPKYCKDPKVCYIFRSPEYLAQNLVTAGFDVMSTANNHAGDFGDPGRKNTMRVLDSLNIHHAGQTVRPYSTFMLDGMKYGFAAFSPNTGTMSINNVAAAQKIVAHLDSISDIVIVSFHGGAEGSKYQHVTRKNEYFYGENRGNVYLFAHEMINAGADVIFGHGPHVTRAVEVYNDRFIIYSLGNFCTYARFNLRGDNGLAPIVKVFTDSEGKFLKAQVTPVIQKAPGGPSIDKQKRIITKLQELTAEDFPESQIKIDDSGLINYIKN
- a CDS encoding MerR family transcriptional regulator codes for the protein MPYKEKIIEKKYYAIGEVAQMFNVATSLIRFWETEFDIIKPKKNRKGNRQFTKDDIENVRLIYHLVKERGFTLQGAKDILKSDSDAVKDKMDMIDSLTKVKEFLMELKQQIP
- the dprA gene encoding DNA-processing protein DprA; translation: MNQERLSQLALNFIPGLGSYSIKQLVSYAGSAHHVFNLPKAKLLKIPGIGKVIADSILNHQAFARAEEELKRTEAESVKILLHTDQEYPKRLRQINDAPSLLYYKGTADLNTARIVSIVGTRNATPYGKEITEELVKELARHQALVVSGLAYGIDIQAHKSSLKYQVPTIGVMASGINIIYPAMHKETAFKMQEIGGLLTEHALDTKPDPHKFPARNRIIAGMSDATIIIEAAKKGGALITADIANSYNKDVFALPGKVTDPFSEGCNNLIKQNKAHLLTSITDLEYIMNWEEKDDVKEGSHITLEDFTQEEQLIISELNKESNAILIDNLSWRTNISINRLSSLLLNLEFQGIIKSLPGKRYQVTKSVY
- a CDS encoding J domain-containing protein; translated protein: MYTENYYRVLGLTPAATQGEIKATYRRLAKKYHPDLNVGDKMTEEKFKRISIAYSILSDPNKKKAFDLTLQPVEAFTNSYSSYKKSTFRSNTRKYYPGEKINNTRTTIFILLGMGLFLYLLLVGISRLSSEQNYAEGMEHLKHKQFNDAIDSFEYAIWALGSKSSEACTKISEIYLYHWNHYPLALKYCDQALEYTSDQQKLAQIYYLRAMTHKKMEQYEEAIKDLSIAENNGYAKDSIYKELGSIYTYNLKQYLSGHKAFSDFVNLQATSEIGWFGKAWCEQHLNLYHEAIESYSMVININPHGGNSYYYRGVNETIIEDNDNACKDFAKAKSMGVPLADERYELYCSN
- a CDS encoding tetratricopeptide repeat protein — its product is MKTKNEMKYLLTVLLAIGFIPLAMSQSAKEFTEKGKSLYEKREYMQAVISFNSAIEKDPDYYQAYYMRGMIKEAFGDLHGAMKDFNTCLEKNDRFPDAYYSRGNIKFKLQDYYGAIADYTSTIEFDGDRLEAYYKRGQAKQQLEAYQDAINDCSKIIELNSRNVDAYYLRGILRLDFGQVQQGCLDLSKAGELGDLKAYDVIKEKCNTKIYQEN
- a CDS encoding hydroxymethylglutaryl-CoA lyase, which gives rise to MKIIECPRDAMQGIGPFIPTADKVNYLNQLLKVGFDTLDFGSFVSPKAIPQMRDTTEVVEQLDLSNTNTKLLAIIANQRGAQTATNYEQITYLGFPLSISETFQKRNTNKTINEALHVISEIQEIVINNKKELVVYLSMGFGNPYGDPYSLEMVAEFVDLIHNMGVKIISLSDTIGVARPENIDYLFKNLIAQYPDIEFGAHLHSRPETAPDKIVAAQKAGCRRFDGAINGFGGCPMANDELVGNMATETIISELRKGNPNMGLKINEFEEAMRMAVPIFGL